A DNA window from Mya arenaria isolate MELC-2E11 chromosome 17, ASM2691426v1 contains the following coding sequences:
- the LOC128224555 gene encoding alpha-2A adrenergic receptor-like, with translation MLSENGYGSHQLFSNQHLEKVFDKQCVNSIGSKMDNSTDVLDYNQTESLDELNDRYARALLPLTITFGFFAVFGFFGNLLILLVFSLSRDYKRNNFKVFVLTLAVIDMVICITLIPAEMVKQRKYFEFGDVVTCKVKCFFNVFGATSSCLALLVISIDRFRKVVQPFKKQMSPAIAVRILMVVACVFPILLAIPGTIMCGIKTTNMTNIHGGNTTIHLCETEEKYGKSIWRTVYKFLLLVLLVGISVTYIVLYTFVMKEAAKQLKAISMQRNNSSYETVLSSGIYNQNTVVHETPEAGRKYMGTNEHGGSNVSIPNQIKNGSLSNGSLKNWVSNHRKSIKQSIRISGRSQRTKQFPTKTFIWFILTIVFIVTYVTHNLMTLKVEKIVNMSSSEFTLFSFFFRIYFLNHVINPVVYAIFVKRFRSSCRNLLPILFSKLRQCCIR, from the coding sequence atGTTATCAGAAAATGGTTATGGAAGTCAtcagttattttcaaatcaacatttagaaaaagtgtttgataaacaGTGTGTGAATAGCATTGGTAGCAAAATGGATAATTCCACGGACGTTTTAGATTATAATCAGACAGAGAGCTTAGACGAATTGAACGACCGTTATGCGAGAGCATTGCTTCCGCTTACAATAACGTTTGGCTTCTTTGCCGTTTTCGGATTCTTTGGAAATCTTTTAATTTTACTCGTTTTCTCTTTGAGTCGGGATTACAAGCGGAATAATTTCAAAGTGTTCGTCCTGACTCTTGCAGTGATAGACATGGTGATATGTATAACTTTGATACCGGCTGAGATGGTAAAACAGAGGAAATACTTCGAGTTTGGGGATGTGGTCACGTGCAAGGTAAAGTGTTTTTTCAACGTGTTTGGGGCAACTTCTTCATGTCTCGCCCTCTTGGTCATCTCAATAGATAGGTTTAGAAAGGTGGTGCAGCCATTCAAGAAACAAATGTCACCAGCGATTGCAGTACGAATTTTGATGGTTGTTGCTTGTGTATTCCCTATACTTTTAGCTATACCCGGAACTATTATGTGtggtataaaaacaacaaatatgacGAATATACATGGAGGAAACACCACTATACATCTATGTGAAACGGAGGAAAAGTACGGGAAATCCATATGGAGAACAGTCTACAAATTCTTACTCCTTGTTTTGCTGGTCGGAATTTCTGTAACGTATATAGTATTGTACACATTTGTGATGAAAGAAGCTGCGAAACAATTAAAAGCTATATCCATGCAGCGCAATAATTCATCGTATGAAACGGTGTTAAGTTCCGGgatttataatcaaaatacaGTTGTTCACGAAACACCAGAGGCTGGTCGTAAATACATGGGGACAAATGAACACGGAGGAAGTAACGTCTCAATACccaatcaaattaaaaacggATCACTCTCGAATGGATCACTTAAGAATTGGGTTTCAAACCACAGAAAGAGCATTAAACAGAGTATTAGAATAAGTGGTCGATCACAGAGAACCAAACAATTTCCCACAAAGACttttatttggtttatattGACTATTGTGTTTATTGTTACGTATGTTACGCATAATTTAATGActttgaaagttgaaaagaTTGTCAATATGTCATCAAGTGAATTCAcgctgttttcatttttctttcgtATATACTTCTTAAACCATGTTATTAATCCAGTTGTGTATGCTATATTTGTCAAAAGGTTTAGGAGCTCTTGCAGAAATCTGCTTccgattttgttttcaaaactaagACAATGTTGTATAAGATag